Proteins encoded in a region of the Candidatus Moanabacter tarae genome:
- the opuE_2 gene encoding Osmoregulated proline transporter OpuE: protein MSLIETLPFGPGALWVVGIYVLSLLGIGYLGYIKRQEESPSDFYLAGREMGFLVLLLTLYATQYSGNTLFGFSGAAYRNGLGFLVCLHFMTAIVVAYLLYAPALFKLSRKHKFVTPADFIAERFKHRTLQLIVTLIMLFVLCNFVIAQMKALGTAFEGISQGRIPMWIGVIGLAIVMLAYETLGGMRSVAWTDAIQGVILLIGFALILALALVELGSLPKAVAILANNPETVHKVTRPDPPGCRYWLSFILLVGFGGAIYPQAIQRIYAAGSIRILKKSLSVMAFMPLATTLVVVTIGTLMAAYHPDLGRQVTSLETSSNVNLSETVLPQLCLQVMQSSILGYWLVVVIFAAVLTAIMSTADSAILSISSMVTHDVYKPYLKPNANERHLTMVGRLAVWILILPLVWIALEYKGNLIRLIEIKFEMLIQCVPTFFLGCYWRRLEGRTLVIGIIVGCLISLGLAFSGSLGLTHQNYKTLWGFHSGIIGLAANLLICSTTFLQRRAYVFTEDPPDSDLQVP, encoded by the coding sequence ATGAGTTTGATTGAAACTCTTCCATTTGGTCCGGGTGCTCTATGGGTAGTAGGTATCTATGTGTTGAGCCTGCTCGGAATTGGTTATCTTGGCTATATTAAAAGACAGGAAGAAAGTCCGAGCGACTTCTATCTAGCCGGCCGAGAGATGGGATTTCTCGTCCTTCTCCTAACACTATATGCAACACAATACAGTGGCAATACCCTATTCGGATTCAGTGGCGCTGCCTATCGTAACGGACTAGGATTTCTCGTCTGTCTTCACTTCATGACAGCTATCGTTGTCGCTTACTTGCTTTACGCACCAGCTCTTTTTAAACTCAGCCGCAAGCACAAATTTGTTACTCCAGCCGATTTCATTGCTGAACGGTTCAAACATCGAACCCTACAACTCATCGTAACTCTTATTATGTTGTTCGTCCTCTGCAATTTCGTCATTGCACAGATGAAAGCATTAGGAACAGCATTTGAAGGAATTTCCCAGGGCCGCATACCAATGTGGATAGGAGTAATCGGACTAGCTATTGTGATGTTAGCTTATGAAACTTTAGGTGGCATGCGCAGCGTTGCTTGGACCGACGCAATTCAAGGGGTAATACTTTTGATCGGGTTCGCTCTTATTCTGGCTCTAGCTCTAGTTGAATTAGGATCCCTTCCCAAAGCAGTAGCAATCCTGGCAAACAATCCAGAAACCGTCCATAAGGTCACTCGACCTGATCCACCCGGATGTCGTTACTGGCTAAGCTTCATCCTATTAGTCGGATTCGGAGGAGCAATATATCCTCAAGCAATCCAGCGTATTTACGCTGCAGGGAGTATTCGGATTCTTAAAAAGTCTCTCTCAGTGATGGCATTCATGCCTCTTGCTACAACTCTTGTAGTAGTCACGATTGGGACGCTCATGGCCGCCTACCATCCCGATCTAGGCCGCCAGGTAACAAGCTTGGAAACGTCTAGCAATGTCAATCTCTCGGAAACCGTTCTTCCACAGTTATGCCTACAAGTAATGCAGAGTTCTATTCTTGGTTATTGGTTGGTCGTTGTAATTTTCGCGGCTGTTCTCACGGCTATAATGTCCACTGCTGACTCTGCTATCCTTAGTATTAGTTCTATGGTAACCCATGACGTTTACAAACCTTACTTGAAACCGAATGCAAATGAACGTCATCTGACAATGGTTGGAAGACTAGCGGTCTGGATTTTAATCCTACCATTAGTTTGGATCGCCCTCGAATACAAAGGAAACCTTATTCGACTTATAGAGATCAAATTTGAGATGTTAATTCAATGCGTCCCGACTTTTTTTCTGGGTTGTTATTGGAGAAGACTAGAAGGACGTACTCTTGTGATTGGAATAATTGTGGGCTGTCTGATCAGTCTCGGGCTCGCCTTTTCTGGTTCTCTCGGTCTGACCCATCAAAATTACAAAACCCTTTGGGGGTTTCACTCAGGCATCATCGGTCTGGCCGCCAACCTTCTTATCTGTTCCACAACTTTTCTTCAGAGAAGAGCCTACGTGTTTACTGAAGATCCACCGGACAGCGATCTCCAAGTTCCTTAA
- a CDS encoding Long-chain-fatty-acid--AMP ligase FadD26 codes for MPLDESGKVDSDVSVETLLGLIDEIVAEINPGDSRRLPTEIDHNLDSVTGLDSLSKMELLSRIEETFKITLVEQSLIDAETPRDLLRVIESAGFQEGITTKVSVTPTNREVIEGNPTSAKTLTEVLKWHVNQHPERTLIQFYSDLGEGETISYGSLQNSALIIAESLRLRGVEINEPVAIILPTGAEYFYSFVGILYSGGVPVPLYPPARWRTLDDHIQRQESILRSCGARFLITSVEGSCFMENKKGHAGKLQHIFTVADLLLSKSPKVLPVITPKDTALLQYTSGSTGNPKGVVLTHSNLLNNVRAMGEAVDARSSDVFISWLPLYHDMGLIGAWMGSLYFGMKLVLMSPTAFLAKPQRWLWAIHRYRGTLSAAPNFAYDQTLRRIDDAHISGLDLSSWRVAFNGAEPVSAVTVEKFIGKFRNYGFKSETLTPVYGLAECCVGLAFPPLGRGVKRDQINRQSFQRTGIAMEENQTDAIPLVFVSNGLPLPGHEIRIVDTSGRELPERQEGRVQFRGPSATLGYYRNFSETGRLFDGDWRNTGDRGYIAQGEVYITGRVKDIIIKAGRNLYPYELEAAIGRHQDIITGNVAVFGSSDPISGLERLVAIAETRKKSERGLNILRSEVNLIVSELVGLIPDDLVLVPPRTVLKTSSGKVRRAANRAIYERKEQPKRRHISFIEDLRIRASLLKDEIGTKWNFLRSMLYATRCWILFGFMVPFIWFGVVANPIVSWRWTILKYIGRFLSALAGISLTISGLDRIPKNRPFIFVCNHASYIDGFILTTLLPFPVRFVAKSELWNNLLIGKFLSKIGSCSVERFDHQQGLKDFEVLASSSREETALLFFPEGSFSRMPGLLPFHLGAFVAAAEADVAIVPIAIRGTRSILRADSWFPRKGTVSVVVGDSIDPEKISAQNDNGRWNIAIKLRDNSRSWILRHCAEPELSHEQASIFAQRRKDRNSG; via the coding sequence ATGCCGCTGGACGAATCAGGTAAGGTTGATTCGGATGTTTCTGTCGAGACCCTTCTTGGTCTGATTGACGAGATCGTTGCGGAGATTAATCCTGGGGATTCGAGACGACTACCAACTGAGATTGACCATAATCTCGATAGCGTGACAGGTCTCGACAGTCTCTCTAAAATGGAGCTCCTCTCTCGAATCGAGGAGACGTTTAAAATCACCCTCGTAGAGCAATCGCTTATTGATGCTGAAACACCACGGGATTTGTTGCGAGTTATTGAAAGTGCTGGGTTCCAGGAAGGAATAACTACCAAGGTATCAGTTACACCGACGAACCGAGAGGTAATAGAAGGAAATCCTACCAGTGCTAAGACACTAACTGAAGTTCTTAAGTGGCACGTAAACCAGCATCCAGAACGAACCCTTATCCAATTTTACTCTGATCTTGGAGAAGGGGAGACGATCAGTTACGGTAGCCTACAAAACTCCGCGCTTATTATTGCTGAAAGCTTGCGGCTACGTGGGGTGGAAATCAATGAACCGGTCGCAATTATTCTCCCCACCGGTGCTGAATATTTTTACAGTTTTGTGGGAATTCTATATTCGGGAGGTGTTCCTGTTCCATTGTACCCACCCGCACGGTGGAGAACGTTAGATGATCATATTCAGCGACAGGAATCGATCCTCCGTAGCTGTGGAGCAAGATTCCTAATTACCTCAGTGGAGGGTTCGTGTTTTATGGAAAACAAAAAGGGACATGCAGGGAAATTGCAGCATATCTTTACAGTAGCGGATCTTCTCTTATCGAAATCCCCAAAGGTACTCCCAGTTATAACGCCTAAAGATACGGCGCTCTTGCAGTATACATCTGGAAGTACTGGAAATCCAAAGGGTGTCGTGCTCACTCATTCCAATCTTTTGAACAACGTTAGGGCGATGGGCGAAGCAGTAGACGCTAGATCATCTGATGTTTTCATTAGTTGGTTACCTCTCTACCACGATATGGGCCTAATTGGAGCTTGGATGGGTAGCCTTTACTTCGGGATGAAACTCGTTCTGATGTCACCAACTGCTTTTCTAGCAAAGCCTCAACGTTGGCTCTGGGCTATACATCGCTATCGAGGTACTCTTTCGGCTGCTCCAAATTTTGCCTATGACCAGACCCTTCGAAGAATCGACGATGCTCATATTTCTGGTCTCGATCTCAGCTCCTGGCGAGTAGCATTTAATGGTGCCGAGCCAGTCAGCGCGGTGACGGTAGAGAAATTCATTGGGAAATTCCGTAATTATGGATTTAAGTCAGAGACTTTAACGCCTGTTTATGGTCTTGCCGAGTGTTGTGTAGGTCTAGCCTTTCCCCCATTGGGTCGAGGGGTTAAGCGAGATCAAATTAATCGTCAATCATTCCAGAGGACCGGAATAGCAATGGAGGAGAATCAGACAGACGCAATTCCCCTCGTGTTTGTTTCTAACGGGCTCCCTCTTCCCGGGCACGAAATCAGGATTGTCGATACGAGTGGAAGAGAACTGCCCGAACGACAGGAAGGAAGAGTGCAATTTCGGGGTCCATCAGCCACGTTAGGCTATTATAGGAATTTTTCTGAAACTGGCCGTTTGTTTGATGGCGATTGGCGAAACACTGGCGATCGCGGGTACATCGCCCAGGGAGAAGTGTACATTACGGGCCGAGTAAAAGATATCATCATTAAAGCTGGACGTAATCTATATCCGTATGAACTAGAGGCAGCTATAGGACGACATCAAGATATCATCACAGGTAATGTTGCTGTATTTGGTAGTTCTGATCCAATCTCCGGATTAGAACGATTAGTTGCCATTGCCGAAACCCGAAAGAAATCGGAGAGGGGGCTCAATATACTGCGTTCCGAGGTCAATCTTATAGTTTCAGAACTGGTTGGATTGATTCCCGATGATCTGGTTCTCGTTCCACCGCGAACTGTTCTCAAAACATCGAGTGGTAAGGTCCGACGGGCGGCAAATCGTGCGATCTACGAGAGAAAAGAGCAGCCAAAGAGACGTCATATTTCTTTCATAGAAGACCTTAGAATTCGGGCGTCTCTCTTAAAGGATGAGATTGGGACAAAATGGAACTTTCTTCGATCAATGCTTTATGCAACTAGATGCTGGATTCTTTTTGGTTTTATGGTTCCTTTTATTTGGTTCGGAGTCGTGGCCAATCCCATAGTATCGTGGCGGTGGACAATATTGAAATACATAGGTCGCTTTCTTTCCGCGTTGGCAGGTATTTCTTTAACCATCTCGGGACTTGATCGAATACCTAAGAATCGCCCTTTTATTTTCGTTTGCAACCATGCTAGTTACATAGATGGGTTTATATTAACAACCCTTCTTCCTTTTCCGGTAAGATTCGTTGCGAAATCAGAGCTCTGGAATAATCTATTGATTGGGAAATTTCTTAGCAAGATCGGTTCTTGTTCTGTTGAGCGGTTCGACCACCAACAGGGGCTCAAAGACTTTGAGGTTCTTGCTTCAAGTTCTAGAGAAGAGACAGCCCTCCTCTTTTTCCCAGAGGGTTCTTTCAGCCGAATGCCTGGACTTCTTCCATTTCATTTGGGGGCTTTCGTTGCTGCTGCAGAAGCAGACGTAGCGATTGTTCCCATCGCCATTCGAGGAACACGATCGATCCTACGTGCTGATTCGTGGTTTCCCAGAAAAGGTACGGTCTCGGTAGTGGTAGGAGACTCAATCGATCCGGAAAAAATATCGGCTCAGAATGATAATGGAAGATGGAATATCGCTATCAAACTACGAGATAACTCCCGTTCTTGGATCCTCCGTCATTGTGCGGAACCAGAGCTTTCCCATGAACAGGCCTCCATATTTGCGCAACGTCGTAAGGACCGAAACTCTGGCTAG
- the cocE gene encoding Cocaine esterase, whose product MEFQPDYDFILEEDIIVPARDGVDLATDVYYPKAKSSDSPLPSKYPTLLHRTPYNKTEVEKLTNFCRWFACRGYIAVIQDCRGCFGSGGDVNFLVPEAEDGFDTMQWIKEQEWSNGKVGTWGTSWAGWTQTALAGLGPDNLTTMIPNQSGSNGYSSSVRQGGALELRFLAWAFWHSASNTQSKLKSDLSIDPALNLGAIPFGEWLTRMPIRKGQTQLKLVPQYEKWAFELLTNSDYGEYWKHPSLAPSEHWDSFPDIPILLCGGWYDSYTRATFENYCGLSESKKGPVKVIVGPWTHGSSTQELTYAGNVEFGEEASIGNFRNLHLQWYDYWMRNMDNEVSRLPPVRIFVMGGGGGYRTSSDRLFHGGSWRDENEWPLSRTKFTKFYLHEGGSLSSDHPSATIPSTSYSFDPSFPVPSVGGNVSSLREVGDFPSGLANPALAPISTRVHEVMLPGGYDQVEGATFYGCSPPFLPIGSRPDVLVFQTEPLDRDIEVTGPIEVVLWVTSSAVDTDFTAKLIDVYPSNEWYPLGYSLNLTDSIIRIRYRNGFDQEELLTPGEIVKVGITLYPTSNFFVAGHRIRLDISSSNFPRFDVNPNSGEPLGRNRRTVIADNTIFHCAEQPSHVILPIIPIQC is encoded by the coding sequence GTGGAATTTCAACCAGATTACGATTTTATTCTTGAAGAGGACATTATAGTCCCTGCTCGCGATGGCGTAGATCTTGCGACTGACGTTTATTATCCAAAAGCTAAGAGTTCGGATTCACCCTTGCCGTCTAAGTATCCTACGCTCCTTCATCGAACTCCATACAACAAGACCGAAGTCGAGAAGTTGACCAACTTTTGCCGATGGTTTGCATGCCGAGGTTACATCGCTGTGATTCAAGATTGTCGCGGCTGTTTCGGGTCTGGTGGCGACGTAAATTTTTTGGTTCCCGAAGCAGAAGACGGTTTTGATACAATGCAGTGGATTAAGGAGCAGGAATGGTCGAATGGCAAGGTGGGGACTTGGGGTACTTCGTGGGCAGGCTGGACTCAGACAGCCCTTGCTGGACTTGGACCAGATAACCTGACGACTATGATTCCAAACCAAAGTGGGTCAAATGGATACTCAAGTTCTGTTCGTCAGGGTGGTGCCCTTGAGCTCCGGTTTCTTGCCTGGGCATTTTGGCATTCAGCGTCGAATACGCAAAGTAAACTAAAATCTGATCTGAGTATCGATCCAGCGCTTAACTTGGGAGCTATTCCCTTCGGTGAATGGCTCACGCGAATGCCGATTCGTAAAGGGCAAACCCAGCTGAAACTCGTTCCTCAATACGAGAAATGGGCGTTTGAGCTGCTTACAAATTCGGACTACGGAGAGTATTGGAAGCATCCTAGCCTTGCTCCTTCTGAGCATTGGGATAGTTTTCCTGATATTCCGATTCTACTCTGCGGGGGTTGGTATGATTCTTATACTCGGGCAACTTTTGAAAACTATTGTGGTCTCTCTGAGTCTAAGAAGGGGCCAGTTAAAGTAATTGTCGGCCCATGGACTCATGGATCATCTACCCAAGAATTGACTTATGCGGGTAATGTTGAATTTGGCGAAGAAGCGTCGATCGGAAACTTCAGGAATCTTCATCTTCAATGGTACGATTACTGGATGAGAAATATGGATAATGAGGTTTCTAGACTGCCTCCGGTGAGGATCTTTGTGATGGGAGGTGGCGGTGGGTATCGTACTAGTAGCGACAGGCTGTTTCATGGTGGATCATGGCGAGACGAGAATGAGTGGCCCCTTTCACGAACGAAATTTACCAAATTCTATTTACATGAAGGAGGTTCTCTTAGCAGTGACCACCCCTCTGCGACTATCCCCAGTACAAGTTATAGCTTTGACCCCAGTTTCCCTGTCCCTTCAGTGGGGGGGAATGTTTCATCCCTTAGGGAAGTTGGTGATTTCCCATCAGGTTTAGCGAATCCTGCTTTAGCTCCCATATCGACTCGGGTTCATGAGGTTATGCTTCCTGGGGGTTACGATCAGGTTGAAGGAGCAACATTCTATGGCTGTAGCCCTCCCTTTCTCCCGATTGGGTCACGTCCAGATGTACTTGTCTTCCAAACTGAGCCATTGGACAGGGACATCGAAGTCACAGGCCCGATAGAGGTAGTGCTTTGGGTAACTTCGTCAGCTGTTGATACAGACTTTACTGCTAAGCTCATCGATGTTTACCCATCGAATGAATGGTATCCTTTGGGATACTCTCTAAACCTGACGGATAGCATCATCCGTATACGCTACCGGAATGGATTCGATCAAGAGGAGCTTTTGACACCTGGCGAGATTGTGAAAGTCGGAATAACTCTTTACCCAACAAGTAATTTTTTTGTGGCAGGCCACCGTATTCGCCTCGATATTTCCAGCTCTAATTTCCCGAGGTTTGATGTCAATCCAAACTCAGGTGAACCTTTAGGCCGCAATCGGCGCACAGTGATAGCCGATAATACGATATTTCACTGTGCCGAACAACCGTCGCATGTGATATTACCGATTATTCCAATACAGTGTTAG
- the ydgJ_1 gene encoding putative oxidoreductase YdgJ: MNGEIPEALPSVITDAMVAEASNRPQSNDRKARIGFIGIGWWATSNHIPVLKLRSDIELVCACGLDETVNKKVQNDFGFDETTTDYEELLEHQLDGVVIASPHPWHGPHAIAALNAGCHVYVEKPFATKVEDAREIVRIANDYGMQLVVSHGWHYRPLTKKAKALMKEGLVGEVEHVVCHMASPGGKGLFSGESFEYTGSYMPIEVKTYSDPITSEGGYGQGQLSHALGLLIWLTGLDPKAVFAKMSQVGSQVDMYDAITATFKNGAIATISGAAALPDAARYQMDMRIFGSEGMLNFDIDRERVDLYRHDGEHRLLDVGKDEGAYLCDGPLHNFVELILGLDDTNLSPGYCGLRAVELLDAAYRSSRSGLEEKC; the protein is encoded by the coding sequence ATGAATGGCGAAATTCCTGAGGCTCTTCCTAGTGTTATAACAGATGCGATGGTTGCAGAGGCGAGCAATCGCCCCCAGTCGAATGATCGTAAAGCTCGGATTGGGTTCATAGGCATCGGATGGTGGGCTACTAGTAACCATATACCAGTTCTCAAATTGAGGAGCGATATTGAGCTGGTTTGCGCCTGTGGGTTGGACGAGACAGTCAATAAAAAGGTGCAGAATGACTTTGGTTTCGACGAGACAACTACAGACTATGAGGAGCTTTTGGAACATCAGCTGGACGGTGTAGTGATCGCCTCGCCACACCCTTGGCACGGACCTCATGCAATTGCGGCCCTTAATGCCGGATGCCACGTCTATGTCGAAAAGCCGTTTGCAACCAAGGTCGAGGATGCTCGGGAGATTGTCCGTATTGCTAATGATTATGGTATGCAATTAGTTGTATCTCATGGATGGCATTACCGCCCCCTTACTAAAAAGGCGAAAGCATTGATGAAGGAAGGATTAGTCGGTGAAGTAGAGCACGTCGTCTGTCATATGGCATCCCCTGGTGGAAAAGGACTTTTTAGTGGGGAGAGTTTTGAATATACCGGTTCTTACATGCCTATTGAGGTCAAAACCTACTCTGACCCAATAACATCAGAGGGTGGGTATGGACAGGGACAGTTGAGCCATGCTCTGGGGCTTCTAATATGGCTGACTGGATTAGATCCCAAAGCAGTGTTTGCTAAAATGAGCCAGGTGGGGTCTCAGGTAGATATGTACGATGCCATAACAGCTACTTTCAAGAATGGTGCCATCGCGACAATTTCCGGGGCTGCCGCGCTTCCTGATGCTGCCCGCTATCAGATGGACATGAGAATTTTTGGATCCGAGGGGATGCTTAATTTCGACATTGATCGGGAACGGGTTGATCTCTATCGCCATGATGGTGAGCATAGATTATTGGATGTTGGAAAGGATGAGGGTGCCTACCTTTGTGATGGTCCTTTGCACAATTTTGTTGAATTGATCCTTGGGCTAGATGATACGAATCTTTCGCCTGGGTACTGTGGATTGCGTGCTGTCGAGTTACTTGATGCGGCCTATAGGTCGAGTCGAAGTGGACTGGAGGAAAAGTGCTGA
- the hprA gene encoding Glycerate dehydrogenase: MKSSTVKVTLAFDLGHKFVSDLQATFPNVEFRTAYSPEERLKEAPDTEVQFGLIDRETYLAASNLRWFHFIGIGFDGTLKEIPEIIDSDTIMTNTRETHVIPISEHVFAMMLAFAHRVPELLDDQHKHHWETKKYKGRIIELANTTMGVVAMGDIGTAVAKRAQAFDMDVYAVDIKEMNPPPGVAEVWDVSCLDDLLKISDWLVITAPLTDQTRDMIGLKEIERLKSGAHVIVVSRGSIVNEAALIQGLRSGHIAGAALDATATEPLPSDSPLWDEPNVIISPHACAESTQLLERRGQIFKENLRRYLSDDPLINLCDTEAGY, translated from the coding sequence ATGAAGTCATCCACAGTAAAAGTTACATTAGCCTTCGATCTTGGTCACAAATTTGTCAGCGACCTGCAGGCGACTTTTCCCAATGTTGAATTCCGCACCGCCTATTCACCTGAAGAACGACTCAAGGAAGCACCAGACACTGAAGTTCAATTCGGTCTGATCGACAGGGAGACTTACCTCGCAGCTTCAAACCTTCGATGGTTTCACTTTATAGGTATCGGCTTTGATGGCACTCTAAAGGAAATTCCAGAGATCATCGATAGCGATACAATAATGACGAATACACGTGAAACCCACGTCATTCCAATTTCAGAACATGTGTTTGCCATGATGCTGGCTTTCGCCCATCGAGTTCCGGAACTACTAGATGACCAGCATAAGCACCACTGGGAAACAAAGAAGTATAAAGGACGTATCATCGAACTAGCCAACACCACCATGGGTGTAGTGGCCATGGGAGATATAGGCACAGCAGTAGCAAAGCGAGCCCAGGCCTTCGATATGGATGTTTACGCGGTCGATATAAAGGAAATGAATCCTCCGCCAGGAGTCGCCGAAGTCTGGGATGTTTCGTGCCTAGACGATCTCCTAAAGATCTCTGATTGGTTAGTTATCACCGCCCCGCTAACCGACCAAACTCGGGACATGATTGGCCTAAAAGAAATAGAACGCTTAAAATCAGGAGCACACGTTATTGTCGTATCACGAGGATCCATTGTTAATGAAGCTGCCCTCATACAAGGGCTTCGTTCTGGTCACATTGCCGGCGCAGCCTTGGATGCTACAGCAACCGAACCACTGCCGAGCGACAGCCCTCTTTGGGACGAGCCAAATGTTATCATATCTCCACATGCATGTGCTGAATCTACCCAACTCTTAGAACGACGAGGACAAATTTTTAAAGAAAATTTGCGGCGATACCTCTCCGATGATCCTCTAATTAATTTGTGTGACACGGAGGCTGGATACTAA
- the thiG gene encoding Thiazole synthase: MLSPLHVEPLYIADRKFRSRLMVGTGKFASNELMRDALAVSETELVTVALKRVNLKSEKDPFANILEYLETDRYMVLPNTAGAMNADEAVRIARLALAAGLPNWVKLEIHPDPNYLLPDPIETLEAAKTLIKEGFVVLPYINADPVLAARLQDLGCATVMPLGSPIGSNLGIQTRAQIEIIIEQARVPVVVDAGIGLPSHATEAMEMGADAVLVNTAIAIADDPLQIAQAFAVGVQAGWVSRHLGKSDASLGAQPTSPLTSFLD, from the coding sequence ATGCTCAGTCCACTTCACGTTGAACCACTGTATATAGCGGATCGGAAATTTAGATCCCGCCTTATGGTAGGGACAGGAAAGTTTGCTTCTAACGAGCTTATGCGCGATGCGCTTGCTGTTAGTGAAACAGAGTTGGTTACAGTCGCTCTAAAACGCGTAAATCTCAAATCTGAAAAGGATCCTTTTGCCAATATCCTTGAATACCTAGAAACCGATCGCTACATGGTTTTACCCAATACAGCCGGCGCAATGAATGCTGATGAAGCTGTAAGGATTGCCCGGCTAGCTTTAGCTGCTGGGTTACCTAACTGGGTAAAACTCGAAATCCACCCTGACCCCAACTATCTTCTTCCAGATCCAATCGAAACTCTTGAAGCAGCAAAGACACTCATCAAGGAAGGATTTGTCGTACTCCCGTACATTAACGCCGATCCTGTGCTAGCAGCGCGTCTACAAGATCTAGGCTGTGCTACTGTTATGCCTTTGGGTTCCCCCATCGGTAGCAATCTTGGCATCCAAACCAGAGCCCAAATTGAAATCATTATAGAACAGGCAAGAGTCCCGGTGGTAGTGGACGCTGGGATCGGCTTACCTTCCCACGCTACCGAGGCGATGGAAATGGGGGCCGATGCCGTTCTAGTTAATACAGCTATTGCAATCGCAGATGATCCCCTTCAAATTGCACAAGCTTTTGCCGTTGGGGTTCAAGCTGGATGGGTTTCTCGTCACCTCGGAAAAAGCGACGCTTCTCTAGGAGCGCAGCCGACAAGTCCTTTAACCTCATTTCTTGACTGA
- the thiH gene encoding 2-iminoacetate synthase — translation MGFSKLLPSLPIEELVQRSLESNPHHVNNILKKGRAESLEEFASLISPAALTHTEALARVSQKITNRQFGKVIRLFAPIYLSNECINICRYCGFSRDVDIPRITISVDQFLKETRLLSSQGFRSLLIVAGEHPKYVSNGYVEECIRKCLPFMPSILLELGPLETEDYRPIVKAGAEGLVVYQETYHKPTYSQMHPAGPKKKYGWRVDTAERAYDAGFRRIGIGPLLGLYDWRYEAIALAAHARYLYQHCWKVHLTISLPRLRPASGNFQTKNQYQLQNQELVQLICSLRMLLPHVGIVLSTRELPNLRDGLVRIGITNMSAGSSTEPGGYSHFDTNSWKRVDEQPGEQFHIADERSPGEIADMIRSQGYEPVWKDFDQALVSS, via the coding sequence ATGGGGTTTTCAAAGTTACTACCGTCCCTCCCTATCGAGGAACTTGTGCAACGTTCGCTGGAGTCAAATCCCCACCATGTTAACAACATCCTTAAAAAGGGAAGAGCTGAATCACTTGAGGAATTTGCGTCCTTGATCTCACCTGCCGCCCTCACTCACACTGAAGCCCTAGCGCGAGTCTCCCAGAAAATCACTAACCGCCAATTTGGGAAGGTAATTCGACTCTTTGCACCGATCTATCTTTCCAACGAATGCATCAATATTTGTCGGTACTGCGGATTTTCCAGAGATGTTGATATTCCGAGAATCACAATATCGGTAGATCAATTCCTTAAAGAAACCCGACTACTCTCAAGCCAAGGATTCCGTTCACTTCTCATTGTCGCGGGGGAACATCCAAAGTATGTATCTAATGGATATGTTGAAGAGTGTATTCGAAAGTGTCTCCCGTTTATGCCCAGCATTCTTCTCGAGCTAGGACCTCTTGAGACCGAAGACTACCGGCCCATTGTAAAGGCAGGGGCCGAAGGCTTGGTTGTCTACCAGGAAACATACCACAAACCCACCTACTCTCAGATGCATCCGGCTGGCCCAAAGAAAAAATACGGTTGGAGAGTAGATACAGCAGAGCGGGCTTACGATGCTGGGTTTCGTCGAATAGGGATCGGTCCACTACTCGGCCTTTACGATTGGAGATACGAGGCAATAGCACTAGCCGCTCACGCCCGATACCTGTACCAACATTGTTGGAAAGTACACCTCACAATCAGCCTACCGCGGCTAAGGCCTGCGTCTGGGAATTTCCAAACCAAGAACCAATATCAGTTACAGAATCAAGAACTCGTCCAGTTAATCTGTTCCCTCAGAATGCTTCTACCTCACGTAGGGATTGTGCTTTCAACTCGGGAATTACCAAATCTAAGAGACGGTCTTGTGCGGATAGGAATCACCAACATGAGTGCTGGTTCCAGTACCGAGCCGGGAGGCTACAGTCATTTCGATACCAATTCCTGGAAGCGAGTCGATGAACAACCAGGGGAACAATTTCATATTGCCGACGAACGTTCCCCCGGAGAAATCGCCGACATGATTCGAAGTCAGGGCTACGAACCGGTCTGGAAGGATTTCGATCAGGCCTTGGTTTCCAGTTAA